One stretch of Vigna unguiculata cultivar IT97K-499-35 unplaced genomic scaffold, ASM411807v1 contig_5, whole genome shotgun sequence DNA includes these proteins:
- the LOC114172214 gene encoding uncharacterized protein LOC114172214 produces MEIIYYLDPLAKDINIRQDLKKLFDMVKQTYRAQRGSMVSKSKLSNIKWTPIKCPKQSNGHDCGYYICRYMKEIVTYCEGGTIPIDYFPSCRCQQYSDNQIIEVREDWCFYLISKSL; encoded by the exons ATGgagataatttattatcttgACCCATTGGCAAAAGACATTAATATAAGGCAAGATTTGAAGAAGTTGTTTGACAT GGTTAAACAAACCTACCGAGCTCAAAGAGGGTCTATGGTTTCAAAGTCTAAGTTAAGCAATATCAAATGGACACCGATTAAG TGTCCAAAACAATCAAACGGCCATGATTGTGGGTATTACATTTGTCGATATATGAAGGAAATTGTCACATATTGTGAAGGAGGGACAATTCCAATAGAT TATTTTCCTAGTTGCAGATGTCAACAATATTCGGACAATCAAATCATTGAAGTCAGGGAAGATTGGTGTTTTTATCTCATTAGTAAATCTTTATAG